Proteins co-encoded in one Stomoxys calcitrans chromosome 5, idStoCalc2.1, whole genome shotgun sequence genomic window:
- the LOC106086679 gene encoding muskelin, translating to MNMESSDTPTSLRPAAGATMFNSYMSGGYSGGNDMGEDMKIRKPLVNFLEEFEKLPYEIHRYSSFSTNYVPENILVDCPSDQSSRWSAHNNNPPQFLTLKLRRPAIVKKIKFGKFEKSHVCNIKKFRIYGGLDEEHMVLLLEGGLRNDHIPETFSLRCVAKDVSTSLPILYLKIVPLLSWGPTFNYSIWYIELMGQDDPMYTNSCLKDYNKLREVEIIRLCLKHFRQQGYDTAFKALQDQTNVQLEHSLISELHQCLVVNGDFEKAEKFISDCIDEGLMDDYLNRQDYKHAWRLQHVQGNAQPGNRGGHQLVMDAQKRLIYLFGGWDGFQDLSDLWVFDIRKNYWTQIFEHSEQFNGPTPRSCHKMVFDPVSENIFMLGRYLDNSIRTTEYIKSDFFLYDTRAQTWLQICDDTCQVGGPQLMYDHQMCIDVEKRTIYVFGGKVLTPRSVNASTTSEPEYSGLFSYHIATNTWTQLLVDCHHPTASQPDVLSIKSRITHCMVFHNKKRKLYIYGGQRGKEDIHDFITYKVDSQSLEILNRNPSTGQAASSSVGNNATGNTGGSNNPSNSADGKNEPSPGYTLRATIDCERNEIYIFSSLSKIKDRRDIHHVDASNSFWVYSLDTHQWSRIYTSRYNSSSSAIDSTNFDTNKNNLMEPCPRYAHQFVYDETAKLHYMFGGNPGRSTTPQLRLDDFWILELEKPKRDEILKHCRYLVRKLHYEEMAKADPYKAMHYLRHNIAEVIDHNNEEQLRNFHRLASLLFKCDDDIETEERRLNTLPLGATGATTTVLANIEKSNIVEECTSDMTSTTDEDVCAKSDDITHATDDLSMESCESSATTSGISDAASSFSAYRKSGGKRSRQSYLYELRSRRSFLFNTLVQLMPSNMVQPERNLSDFVII from the exons ATGAATATGGAAAGCAGTGATACTCCCACATCCTTGCGTCCAGCTGCAGGAGCCACGATGTTCAACAGTTACATGTCAGGAGGTTATTCGGGCGGCAATGACATGGGCGAAgatatgaaaataagaaaacctCTTGTAAACTTTTTGGAAGAATTTGAAAAGCTGCCATACGAGATTCATCGATATTCGAGCTTCTCAACAAATTATGTGCCAGA aaatatACTTGTAGACTGTCCAAGTGATCAGTCATCGCGCTGGTCAGCTCACAACAATAATCCTCCACAGTTTCTAACGTTAAAACTACGTAGACCTGCCATAgttaagaaaatcaaatttggaaaattcgaaaaatcccACGTGTGTAACATTAAAAAGTTCCGAATCTATGGAGGACTGGATGAGGAGCATATGGTGCTACTACTAGAAGG AGGATTAAGGAATGATCACATACCTGAGACCTTTAGTTTGCGTTGTGTAGCCAAAGATGTCAGCACAAGTCTGcctattttatatttaaaaattgttccATTATTATCATGGGGTCCTACATTCAACTATAGCATTTGGTACATTGAACTGATGGGTCAGGATGATCCCATGTATACAAACAGTTGTCTTAAGGATTACAATAAG TTGCGAGAAGTTGAAATTATACGTTTGTGTTTGAAACATTTTCGACAACAGGGCTACGATACCGCCTTTAAAGCCCTGCAGGACCAAACTAATGTACAGCTAGAACATTCATTAATCAGTGAATTGCATCAGTGTTTGGTGGTAAATGGTGATTTTGAAAAGGCTGAAAAATTTATTAGCGATTGCATTGATGAAGGTTTAATGGATGATTATTTGAACCGTCAGGATTACAAGCATGCCTGGCGTTTACAGCATGTTCAAGGCAATGCTCAACCGG GCAATCGTGGTGGTCACCAATTGGTCATGGATGCACAGAAACGTTTGATTTATCTCTTTGGCGGTTGGGATGGCTTCCAAGATCTTAGCGATTTATGGGTTTTCGATATACGGAAAAATTATTGGACACAGATATTCGAGCACTCGGAACAATTTAATGGGCCAACACCGCGCTCATGTCACAAAATGGTATTCGATCCGGTTAGTGAGAACATTTTTATGCTGGGACGTTATCTGGACAATTCGATTCGAACCACCGAATATATAAAAAGTGATTTCTTCTTGTACGATACACGGGCCCAAACGTGGCTGCAAATCTGCGATGACACATGTCAGGTGGGTGGTCCTCAGCTAATGTACGACCATCAGATGTGTATTGATGTCGAGAAGAGAACCATTTATGTATTCGGCGGCAAGGTATTAACGCCACGCAGTGTCAATGCCTCGACCACAAGTGAGCCAGAATATTCGGGGCTCTTCTCCTATCACATAGCCACGAATACCTGGACCCAATTACTGGTGGATTGTCATCATCCGACTGCCTCACAGCCCGATGTTTTGTCCATAAAATCTCGCATAACCCACTGTATGGTATTTCACAAT AAAAAACGCAAACTCTATATATACGGGGGTCAACGTGGCAAAGAAGATATTCATGACTTTATAACCTACAAAGTTGATTCACAATCTCTGGAGATATTGAATAGAAATCCCAGTACGGGCCAAGCAGCTTCCTCGTCAGTTGGTAATAATGCCACTGGCAACACTGGAGGTTCAAATAATCCATCGAATTCTGCCGATGGCAAAAACGAACCCTCTCCCGGCTATACACTAAGAGCAACCATAGACTGTGAACGCaatgaaatttatatattttcg AGTTTAAGTAAAATTAAAGACCGCCGTGACATTCATCACGTAGATGCTTCCAATTCGTTTTGGGTTTACTCCTTGGACACTCATCAGTGGTCGCGCATATACACTAGCCGCTACAATTCTTCTTCTTCGGCAATCGATAGtacaaattttgacacaaacaaaaataatcttATGGAACCCTGTCCTCGCTATGCCCATCAATTTGTGTACGATGAAACGGCCAAATTGCATTATATGTTTGGTGGTAATCCAGGCCGTTCAACAACGCCACAATTACGCCTAGATGATTTTTGGATATTGGAGTTGGAAAA ACCAAAACGTgatgaaatattaaaacattgTCGCTATTTGGTGCGCAAATTACATTACGAAGAAATGGCCAAGGCAGATCCCTACAAAGCAATGCATTATTTAAGGCACAACATCGCTGAAGTTATCGATCACAACAACGAAGAACAATTAAGAAAT TTCCATAGATTAGCATCGTTGTTGTTCAAGTGTGATGATGATATAGAGACGGAAGAGCGACGCTTGAATACACTGCCATTGGGAGCAACGGGGGCGACAACAACAGTTCTTGCAAATATAGAAAAATCGAATATAGTTGAAGAATGCACTTCGGATATGACTTCAACAACGGATGAAG ATGTTTGTGCTAAATCCGACGATATTACTCATGCCACCGACGATTTATCCATGGAGTCTTGTGAAAGCTCTGCAACTACTTCAGGTATTTCGGATGCCGCCTCATCGTTTTCTGCCTATCGTAAATCCGGAGGAAAACGCTCTCGTCAAAGTTATCTGTATGAATTGAGATCTCGTCGTTCTTTTCTTTTCAATACCCTCGTTCAATTGATGCCTTCGAATATGGTTCAACCGGAACGTAATCTCAGTGATTTTGTTATTATCTAg